The genomic DNA ACGCGATCGAGCTGCTGGAGCTGAACGACGAGGTCCTGGACATCGCCGTCAACCCCGACCGCGGCTACGCGATGTCCCTGCGCGGCGTCGCCCGCGAGACCGCCATCGCCTACGGCCTGCCGCTGCGCGACCCGGCGCTGCTCGACGTGCCCCCGCCGAACGACTACGGCTACGAGGTCAAGGTCGACGACCTGCGCGGCTGCGACCGGTTCACCGCCCGCGTCGTCACCGGCGTCGACCCCGAGGCCCGCTCGCCGATCTGGCTCCAGCGCCGGCTGCAGAAGGCCGGCATGCGCCCCATCTCGCTCGCCGTGGACGTCACCAACTACGTGATGCTGGAGATCGGCCAGCCGCTGCACGCCTACGACCGCGACCGGCTCGACGGCCCCCTCGGCGTCCGCCGCGCGGCCCCCGGCGAGAAGCTCACCACCCTCGACGGCGTCGAGCGCACCCTCGATCCCGAGGACCTGCTGATCACCGACAACCGCGGCCCGATCGGGCTGGCCGGGGTGATGGGCGGCGCCGACACCGAGATCGCCGAGGCCGAGGTACGCGACCACCTGCTCGGCACCGTGGCGGGCACCACCGACATCGTCATCGAGGCCGCGCACTTCGACCCCGTCTCCATCGCCCGCACCTCGCGCCGCCACCGCCTCACCTCCGAGGCGTCGCGCCGCTTCGAGCGCGGCGTCGACCCGGAGGCGGGAGCGGCCGCGGCGCAGCGCACCGTGGACCTGCTGGTGCTGCTCGCCGGCGGTTCCGCCGAGGCGGGCGTGACCGGGGTCACCGCGCCCCGCGGGCCGCGTACGGTGCGGATGCAGGCCGACCACCCGGACCTGGTGGCGGGCGTGACGTACGGGCGTGAGACCGTGGTGCGCCGGCTCCAGGAGGTCGGCTGCGACGTCTACGGCGCCGACGAGCTGACCGTCACCGTGCCGTCCTGGCGGCCCGACCTGGGTTCGCCGAACGACCTCGCCGAGGAGGTCATCCGGCTCGAAGGCTACGAGAACCTGCCCTCCACGCTGCCCCGGCCGCCCGCGGGCCGCGGTCTGACCGGCCGCCAGCGGCTGCACCGCAGGGCCGGCCGGGCGCTGGCCGGCGCCGGCTACGTCGAGGTGCTGAACTACCCGTTCCTCGGCGAGGCGGCGCTCGACGCCCTCGGCCTGGAGCCGGACGACGCCCGCCGCCGTACGGTCACCCTCGTCAACCCGCTGAGCGACGAGGAGCCGGCGCTGCGCACCACGCTGCTGCCCGGTCTCCTCGCCGCCCTGCGCCGCAACCACGGCCGCGGCGCCGCGGACCTGGCGCTCTTCGAGACCGGCCTGGTCTTCCGGCCCTCCGGCTACGAGACCGCGCCGGTGCGGCTGCCCGTCGACCGGCGGCCCACTGACGAGGAGATCGCCCGGCTCGACGCCGCCCTGCCCAAGCAGCCGCGCCGCGCCGCCGTCGTCCTCGCCGGCGCCCGCGAGCGGGCCGGCTGGTGGGGCGAGGGCCGGCCGGCGGACTGGGCGGACGCGGTGGAGGCGGCCCGTACCGTGGCCCGGGAGGCGGGCGTGGAGCTGGCGACCGAGGCCGACCGGCACGCGCCGTGGCACCCCGGCAGGTGCGCCGCGCTGTTCGCGGTCGTGGACGGCGAGCGGCGGGTCGTCGGCCACGCCGGCGAGCTGCACCCGCGGGTGGTCAAGGCGCTGCAGTTGCCGGAGCGCACCTGCGCGATGGAGGTCTC from Streptomyces sp. CMB-StM0423 includes the following:
- the pheT gene encoding phenylalanine--tRNA ligase subunit beta, yielding MRVPLSWLREYVDLPAGETGRAVQARLISAGLEVETVERLGAGLTGPLVVGRVLAIEELTEFKKPIRYCQVDVGRAGGTAQAEGSGGGTGEPQNIVCGASNFAVGDKVVVILPGGELPGGFKIGARKTYGKVSEGMICSVRELGIGDDHDGILVLPPEYEPGTDAIELLELNDEVLDIAVNPDRGYAMSLRGVARETAIAYGLPLRDPALLDVPPPNDYGYEVKVDDLRGCDRFTARVVTGVDPEARSPIWLQRRLQKAGMRPISLAVDVTNYVMLEIGQPLHAYDRDRLDGPLGVRRAAPGEKLTTLDGVERTLDPEDLLITDNRGPIGLAGVMGGADTEIAEAEVRDHLLGTVAGTTDIVIEAAHFDPVSIARTSRRHRLTSEASRRFERGVDPEAGAAAAQRTVDLLVLLAGGSAEAGVTGVTAPRGPRTVRMQADHPDLVAGVTYGRETVVRRLQEVGCDVYGADELTVTVPSWRPDLGSPNDLAEEVIRLEGYENLPSTLPRPPAGRGLTGRQRLHRRAGRALAGAGYVEVLNYPFLGEAALDALGLEPDDARRRTVTLVNPLSDEEPALRTTLLPGLLAALRRNHGRGAADLALFETGLVFRPSGYETAPVRLPVDRRPTDEEIARLDAALPKQPRRAAVVLAGARERAGWWGEGRPADWADAVEAARTVAREAGVELATEADRHAPWHPGRCAALFAVVDGERRVVGHAGELHPRVVKALQLPERTCAMEVSLDLLEIAGGGPLQAPRISTYPVAAQDVALVVAADVSAAKVAEALRAGAGELLESVRLFDVFTGEQVGEGRKSLAYALRFRAPDRTLTAEEAGAARDAAVARAAEEAGAVLRGA